The Lasioglossum baleicum unplaced genomic scaffold, iyLasBale1 scaffold1265, whole genome shotgun sequence nucleotide sequence GTTCATTATAAACTGAGtgcattgattttatttttagtaaTGTTCGTTCGTATTTTGAAACATTTTAAAGTTTAAGGTAATTTGTAATGAACTATTTATAGCGctatataatattatactatatttttatatgaatcatgatttttcatcaaattttttatgcaaatatagattttatgatgttcttttaaatttcaattaataatCAACTATTACAATcttatataacatttaatattaaatttacgcagcttttaattacaaatacatcgaacaacaaaaatgttgaaaacaTTCTTGATTTCTTAGGAGGGGAGTTCGAGTCGTAGCTTGATTTCCAAATGCATTAAAATGGAAGTTTCGAAAAACGCGCAGTTAGTTGATACACGTGAGAAAATTTATGGAGATGAATGCCGAATCTGTTTAAAAAGAGCTGTTGAAATTTGTGAACTTTTTAGAAATGGGGACACTATTCCTCGTAAACTTATGGCCGTTGCTTCTGTACAGGTTAGTTTGTATTTCCTTTTACGATAAtaacatactaaattataattttttaaaatattattttttctctttttatatGTTTTTAACATTATTATTGTATACTATTCGTAgcctttaaaaaaattgttgggaTCGACGTTATctgtattaaatataaataattgaagTCAACACCACTTAAAAACGAATTTGATATTCTAAAAATTGCTTtgcaattttaaaataatgttatattttcaataaatttgatATTCTGAACTTCTACTCCTTCAATTGTTTTgttatttaattgtttatatattaatataaaaatttattattataattacaaCAATGTttgtttctatttattaattttataaactcaaatattgttagttaaaatttgtataagtgtataaattgtattatatgtgcttaataataatataaaaatattacttaTTGCTTTGTAAGTTACATATTGGTAGATTTTAATTACTAAGATTGAAGTAATATATGAATGTTGTTTTAGATTGAAGAAGGAGATGGTTTACCGCCAATAATTTGTTTGCCTTGTAATCAACGTTTGGATGCATCCTATGACTTCAAATGTCAAATACAAAATTCAGATGAAAAACTTCGTCAGATTTTGAAGCTGAAATCCTCTTCCAATGATTCTGTTACCAGCGCCAGTATAGTTACAGCAATAATTGCTGATGTGATATCTAGTGTAATATCGTCTGAGaaagaaaatatagaaaaacaGGAAGTTTGTTCTACAAATTTCTGCCCTGATAATTTTTGTTTCACAAAAGATGAATCTTCTTTTGTCTTAATTCAGAGAAAAACTTATTTTGTTATGAAAAAGAATCACAAAATCAATTAAGTGACTTAGAACAAAGAAAAAGCTTAGAAAATGTAAATGTTTATAAAAGTTTATTAGAGGATGATTCTGTAAGACAAATAAGTTCAATAAAACAAGAATTTTCTTTGTTGGTTGACCATGTGGTACAAAATAAAGATGCttcattaaaagaagaaataagcaATGAAGAAAGTCAACAGATGTTAGAGGAGACATCAAAGACAAGTGGCATTCAAGATGATGAAGAAAAACCATTAATTTCGCGCACAACTAGACTACGGTGTACACAGTGTATTAAGTCTTTTCGTACAAAAGTGGCCTTGCAGAGACATGCCATTGTACATAAACGTAAAACTAAATTGCGTTATGTTTGTTATGTTTGTGATAAACAATATTCTACTCTTGCAAAAGTGAAAAATCATGTTGCAATTTgccatgaagcacatgataggAAAGAAAATATTCAAGATAAGAGAATTAATTATGAGCAAGGTAAAGGAATTGCAAATGTACAAGATAAAAGGATTAGTAATATCCAAGTAAGTATTTAAACATCTCAATACATTTCTGCAGTTCATTGCAATTATTTTTCCACATAACTGAATTATATTTGAGTTATATCTTTATATTGCaggataaaaaaataaaaattcaaaaaaatgaTGACACTTCTAAAGAACAACGAAAAAGCCTAAAATTTACATGTAAAGTTTGCTCAAAACAATTTACTTACCAAAAATCGTTTATTACACATGCTAAAAGTCATCCagagtataaattagaagaattaGATGACTCTTCTCAATGTTCAACAAAAGATAGATCTACAGACACtattgaagaagaagaagaaaatgaagaagaagaagatgaagaggaTGAGGAAGATGAAAATCTCCCTGCTGAAAGTCTTCAATGTACTCAGTGtggaaaattatttgcaacaaAAAGAAATCTTAAAAGGCATGTATCCACGCATAGTGGATTAAAGTACACATGTGGGACATGTGGTAAAGGATTTTCAAGAGTGGATAAATTAAAAGATCATGAACAATCAAAACATAAGGCTGAATTATTTGAGAACTCTGACTTGGATGATAAAGAAGATATAGACAATATAAATAAAGGAGACTGTTTAGAAGGCAGGAAGAAAGTAAGTCATTGAATAATGTAAAGAGAGAACAGgatattgaatattttataaaatttaataaatatatatttttaattttattaaatttcaagcTAAACAATATTTCTATCTTAATGTAATTTCTTTGtaatttgaatattatttcagGATCGTCATAATAGACCACACAAATGTGCAATCTGCCCTAAATCATTCGCACAGGCTCAATCACTAGCAAATCATATAGAACGTCATAAACGAGTCAAAGAAACTCAAAAAAGGTTCCTTTGTGAAGTGTGCAGCAAATGTTTTGCACAGAGTGGTTCTTTGGTTGCACATATGCGTACTCATACTGGAGTTAAACCATACGTCTGTAATGTGTGTAGTAGAGCTTTTACAAAGAGCACTTATTTACAATTGCATCTGCGTACCCATAGTGGAGAAAAGCCTTATATTTGTCAGTATTGTAGCAGAGCCTTTGCACGTGCAAATACATTAGCACGACACATAACTATGCATACCGGAGAAGCGAAATATCATTGTCAGATTTGTACAAAATCATTTAGAAGACTGACCTCGTTAAATGAACACACTTACACAC carries:
- the LOC143220598 gene encoding LOW QUALITY PROTEIN: uncharacterized protein LOC143220598 (The sequence of the model RefSeq protein was modified relative to this genomic sequence to represent the inferred CDS: inserted 1 base in 1 codon), whose amino-acid sequence is EGSSSRSLISKCIKMEVSKNAQLVDTREKIYGDECRICLKRAVEICELFRNGDTIPRKLMAVASVQIEEGDGLPPIICLPCNQRLDASYDFKCQIQNSDEKLRQILKLKSSSNDSVTSASIVTAIIADVISSVISSEKENIEKQEVCSTNFCPDNFCFTKDESXFCLNSEKNLFCYEKESQNQLSDLEQRKSLENVNVYKSLLEDDSVRQISSIKQEFSLLVDHVVQNKDASLKEEISNEESQQMLEETSKTSGIQDDEEKPLISRTTRLRCTQCIKSFRTKVALQRHAIVHKRKTKLRYVCYVCDKQYSTLAKVKNHVAICHEAHDRKENIQDKRINYEQGKGIANVQDKRISNIQDKKIKIQKNDDTSKEQRKSLKFTCKVCSKQFTYQKSFITHAKSHPEYKLEELDDSSQCSTKDRSTDTIEEEEENEEEEDEEDEEDENLPAESLQCTQCGKLFATKRNLKRHVSTHSGLKYTCGTCGKGFSRVDKLKDHEQSKHKAELFENSDLDDKEDIDNINKGDCLEGRKKDRHNRPHKCAICPKSFAQAQSLANHIERHKRVKETQKRFLCEVCSKCFAQSGSLVAHMRTHTGVKPYVCNVCSRAFTKSTYLQLHLRTHSGEKPYICQYCSRAFARANTLARHITMHTGEAKYHCQICTKSFRRLTSLNEHTYTHTGQRPYACKICTKRYNNAGSLYAHRKKCKAQQLSNAGFSVSVENSVSQQDISVPQVLIYSQRKLVEDATVGQVTPMPQYMIPNVHNQKNLGSNIIQPFTVDDPNVYTINSKQFKNPYYTIYPNM